A single window of Terriglobia bacterium DNA harbors:
- a CDS encoding TonB family protein: MAYVRANLFYEREEWKKPVLLSVGFHGLLVLSIAVWGYVAQQHSTANDWGIKEGDAVTAQLVSASIPIPKAEQSDNIVANESKGVTQTQPQAKPVEKPPDDAVPIQGKVKPQKIEKPVQQAHVTQPPRPVPTPETAVPYGEGGPVSGPFGSVTTANYKGGFSFQNADFGGKYGWYVDGVKRRVQANWLTYEIDPRIKAPHRAFIEFDITRDGSPANVHLAQSSGVPSLDQSAMRAIQRIDSFGKLPEGNSVTVDFWFDYPPK, translated from the coding sequence ATGGCATACGTCAGGGCCAACCTGTTTTATGAACGCGAGGAATGGAAGAAGCCAGTGCTTCTCTCCGTGGGATTCCACGGACTGCTGGTTTTGTCCATTGCTGTGTGGGGCTACGTGGCGCAACAGCACAGCACGGCCAATGACTGGGGCATCAAGGAGGGCGACGCCGTGACGGCACAACTGGTGAGCGCGTCGATTCCGATTCCGAAGGCGGAGCAGTCAGACAACATCGTGGCGAATGAGAGCAAGGGCGTAACGCAGACGCAGCCGCAGGCCAAGCCGGTGGAGAAGCCTCCGGACGATGCAGTGCCGATCCAGGGAAAAGTTAAGCCTCAGAAGATTGAAAAGCCGGTGCAGCAGGCGCATGTGACGCAGCCTCCGAGGCCGGTGCCGACGCCTGAGACCGCTGTGCCTTATGGCGAAGGCGGGCCGGTGAGCGGGCCGTTTGGCTCAGTCACGACCGCGAATTACAAAGGCGGATTCAGCTTCCAAAATGCCGACTTTGGCGGCAAATATGGCTGGTATGTTGACGGCGTGAAGCGCAGGGTGCAAGCCAACTGGCTGACGTATGAGATTGATCCGCGCATTAAAGCGCCGCATCGCGCGTTTATAGAATTTGACATTACGCGCGATGGCAGCCCGGCAAACGTGCATCTGGCGCAGTCGAGCGGCGTGCCTTCACTGGACCAGTCTGCTATGAGGGCGATCCAGCGCATTGATAGTTTTGGCAAATTGCCGGAAGGCAACAGCGTGACTGTAGATTTCTGGTTTGACTATCCTCCGAAATAG
- a CDS encoding biopolymer transporter ExbD, with protein MAFTTKSGRTETSLSEINVTPFVDVVLVLLIIFMVTAPVLQSGIEVSVPKTKVVKEISEERLVITITKGQEVYLNSDHVRLDEIGDALRKKFRDPRGQAVYVRADENVAFGAFATVMSAVKSAGITNVSIVTEPIQPGKK; from the coding sequence ATGGCATTTACCACCAAGAGCGGGCGCACGGAAACGTCGCTTTCTGAAATCAACGTGACGCCGTTTGTGGACGTGGTGCTGGTGCTGCTGATCATCTTTATGGTCACCGCGCCGGTGCTGCAGTCCGGCATTGAAGTTTCAGTTCCCAAGACAAAAGTGGTGAAGGAAATTTCCGAGGAGCGCCTGGTGATTACCATTACCAAAGGGCAGGAAGTTTACCTGAACAGCGATCACGTGCGCCTTGACGAAATTGGCGACGCGCTGCGCAAAAAGTTTCGTGATCCACGGGGACAGGCAGTGTATGTGCGGGCCGATGAGAACGTGGCTTTTGGCGCGTTTGCCACGGTGATGAGCGCGGTGAAATCCGCGGGCATCACGAACGTGAGCATTGTGACCGAGCCGATACAACCGGGGAAGAAATAG
- a CDS encoding translocation protein TolB — protein sequence MVKEKRTGTGKSSLLLLSLMLLGSFLSATAQDRIKIELNMGQERPRLAAPDFKAANGDPQTAPLNTVFNQVLWNDLDNAGIFDMVAKSFYPSQTPGQPAELQAKAWGDPPPNAGVLTFGNLGVNNGKVDVQGWLYDVKNPGAPQILGKQYKEDATPDMARTIAHRFADEIIARLGSGIAGIAESQIYFVSTRSGNKEIWSIDYDGANQKQITKLGSIALSPRISPDGSRLAFSGLAKDSWQIMMYSLELGRTVAFPRNAGDNFSPAWASDGTKIAFASTIHSGLSEIFVADANGAGARRLSTGKGDVSPVFNPKTNGQIAWVSGRTGLPQIYVMDADGSNVQRMTDQGYAVSPAWSPNGLLLAFAWVRNYGPGVLGGSDIYLMDIASRQIIQLTHDGGRNDFPSWSPDGRHIVFQSNRTGNEQIWSVLADGTHLQQLTRQGRNSQPNWSFK from the coding sequence ATGGTTAAAGAAAAAAGAACTGGTACGGGAAAATCGAGCTTACTGCTTCTCAGTTTGATGTTGCTCGGCAGCTTTTTGAGCGCGACCGCTCAGGACCGAATCAAGATTGAACTGAACATGGGCCAGGAACGTCCGCGGCTGGCCGCGCCGGATTTTAAGGCCGCGAACGGCGATCCGCAGACCGCGCCGCTGAACACGGTGTTTAACCAGGTGCTGTGGAATGATCTGGATAATGCCGGAATTTTTGACATGGTGGCGAAGAGTTTTTATCCGTCGCAAACACCAGGGCAGCCGGCGGAATTGCAAGCGAAAGCGTGGGGAGATCCGCCGCCGAACGCCGGAGTGCTTACGTTCGGCAACCTGGGCGTGAACAACGGGAAAGTCGACGTCCAGGGCTGGCTGTATGACGTGAAGAATCCCGGCGCGCCGCAGATCCTGGGCAAGCAATATAAAGAAGATGCAACGCCGGACATGGCGCGGACGATCGCGCACCGCTTTGCGGATGAGATTATTGCGCGCCTGGGCAGCGGCATTGCGGGGATCGCAGAGAGCCAGATTTATTTTGTGAGCACGCGCAGCGGAAACAAGGAAATCTGGTCGATAGATTATGACGGGGCGAATCAAAAACAAATTACCAAGCTGGGGTCAATAGCGCTGTCACCAAGGATTTCACCGGATGGATCGCGGCTGGCATTCAGCGGTCTGGCGAAAGACTCATGGCAGATCATGATGTATTCGCTGGAACTGGGCCGCACCGTGGCGTTCCCACGGAATGCAGGCGATAATTTTTCTCCCGCATGGGCCTCAGATGGAACTAAAATCGCTTTTGCATCCACCATTCATAGCGGGCTGTCAGAGATATTTGTCGCGGACGCGAATGGCGCAGGCGCACGCAGGCTGAGCACCGGCAAAGGCGATGTGTCGCCGGTGTTCAATCCCAAAACGAATGGCCAGATTGCCTGGGTAAGTGGACGCACCGGATTGCCGCAAATATACGTGATGGACGCGGACGGTAGTAACGTGCAAAGAATGACCGACCAGGGCTATGCTGTTTCGCCAGCGTGGTCGCCCAATGGATTGCTGCTGGCGTTTGCCTGGGTACGCAATTACGGCCCCGGAGTGCTGGGCGGCTCGGACATTTATCTTATGGATATCGCATCACGACAGATCATACAATTGACCCACGATGGCGGGCGCAATGATTTTCCGTCATGGTCTCCGGATGGGCGGCACATTGTGTTCCAGTCTAACCGCACGGGCAATGAACAGATCTGGAGCGTTCTGGCGGACGGCACGCACTTGCAGCAGTTGACGCGTCAGGGCCGCAATAGCCAGCCCAATTGGAGCTTTAAATAG
- the pal gene encoding peptidoglycan-associated lipoprotein Pal: MVASGCKKKQPAPPPPPPPKAVSATLSANPTSIEAGQSSTLTWSTENATDVALDGNKVDPSGSQTVSPTQTTTYHLTAKGAAGTQEATAQVSVTPKATPTPTPAPTPTVTDDQLFAQMVKDIYFDYDKADLRPDAQQALAQAAQIIKQKGWKVQIEGNCDDRGSTEYNLALGERRADSAKQALIRDGISADALKTISYGKEKPQCTEQNEDCWQKNRRDHFSLLH; this comes from the coding sequence ATGGTGGCAAGCGGATGTAAAAAGAAACAGCCTGCGCCGCCACCGCCACCGCCGCCTAAAGCAGTAAGCGCCACACTTTCTGCCAACCCGACTTCCATTGAAGCTGGGCAGTCTTCAACCCTAACCTGGAGCACGGAGAACGCAACTGATGTTGCTCTTGATGGCAACAAGGTTGATCCCAGCGGATCACAAACCGTCTCTCCGACGCAAACTACTACCTACCATCTGACCGCGAAGGGCGCTGCGGGAACGCAGGAAGCCACGGCGCAGGTTTCAGTGACTCCGAAAGCGACGCCTACACCAACGCCCGCGCCAACGCCGACCGTCACTGACGATCAGCTTTTTGCCCAGATGGTAAAGGATATTTACTTCGATTATGACAAGGCTGATCTGCGTCCCGACGCACAACAGGCATTGGCACAGGCGGCACAGATCATCAAGCAGAAGGGCTGGAAGGTCCAGATTGAAGGCAACTGCGACGACCGCGGTTCCACCGAGTACAATCTGGCGCTGGGTGAGCGCCGCGCTGACTCGGCCAAGCAGGCGCTGATTCGCGACGGCATTAGTGCTGACGCGCTCAAGACCATCAGCTATGGCAAGGAAAAACCGCAATGCACTGAGCAGAATGAAGATTGCTGGCAGAAAAATCGCCGGGATCATTTCTCACTGTTACACTAA
- a CDS encoding MotA/TolQ/ExbB proton channel family protein, with translation MINLQFPLFASIAGGVVASIPGSGVAPGAAPVLAPILASFVGGEIFNLIRQTGAVAQVVLIILLIFSILSWSIILTKWGAIKRARAQSGRFLRAFRKAQRLQDIAAVSEQFKPSPLVAVFDNAYDEFRRQGDGNINAVQRAAQIASSEELTRLERKLPWLATTGAVAPFIGLFGTVWGIIDAFNGLGSEGSATLRAVAPGISEALITTAAGLFAAIPAVIFYNQFTHSMREFGARMDDFTMEIMNFIERTTGVTTGVR, from the coding sequence ATGATAAATCTACAATTCCCCCTGTTCGCGTCCATCGCCGGCGGAGTAGTTGCTAGCATTCCTGGGTCCGGCGTCGCGCCCGGCGCAGCACCTGTCCTGGCTCCCATTTTGGCGTCGTTTGTTGGCGGAGAGATTTTTAACCTGATACGGCAGACCGGGGCCGTGGCGCAGGTGGTCCTTATTATCCTGCTGATATTCAGCATCTTGTCATGGTCCATCATTCTTACCAAGTGGGGCGCCATCAAGCGGGCGCGCGCACAGAGCGGACGCTTTTTGCGGGCGTTCCGCAAGGCGCAGCGCCTGCAGGACATTGCCGCCGTCTCTGAGCAGTTCAAGCCCAGCCCGCTAGTGGCCGTCTTTGACAACGCTTATGACGAGTTTCGGCGGCAGGGCGATGGCAATATTAATGCTGTGCAGAGGGCGGCGCAGATTGCTTCTTCTGAGGAGCTGACGCGGCTGGAACGCAAGCTGCCCTGGCTGGCGACGACCGGCGCCGTGGCACCATTTATCGGACTGTTTGGCACGGTGTGGGGCATTATTGACGCGTTCAACGGCCTGGGCAGCGAGGGCTCCGCTACGCTGCGCGCGGTTGCGCCGGGAATTTCAGAGGCGCTGATCACCACCGCGGCAGGACTGTTTGCCGCCATTCCGGCCGTGATCTTCTATAACCAGTTCACGCACAGCATGCGCGAATTTGGGGCGCGCATGGACGATTTCACCATGGAGATCATGAACTTTATTGAGCGCACCACCGGGGTCACAACGGGAGTACGCTGA